One region of Chanodichthys erythropterus isolate Z2021 chromosome 17, ASM2448905v1, whole genome shotgun sequence genomic DNA includes:
- the si:dkey-243k1.3 gene encoding endonuclease domain-containing 1 protein-like → MEVSLILCVLTGMFLRPTDGHVVANFWDSPDCVKFFYKEKVPELGASQPNVVRLCQRFLNTYHFATLYDTYHRTAVYSAYIFQTSNGGGRESRWFVEPQLVNPTWSSEMEDGYKLSQQNPNIYLGERQALNEDYTNSGFDRGHLNPNGHHAVPSRNATFTLTNVVPQNPTLNQNAWNKHESKLTSLFNANCHQAYVLVGAIPSSNNWIVKNNVKRVNIPEYIWNAYCCVDQNGRPILSGAATALNTALNVVVERSLDEMIDFLQQFSYAPVEELFSGQCRA, encoded by the exons ATGGAGGTTTCTCTCATTCTGTGTGTCCTCACTGGCATGTTCTTGCGTCCAACAGATGGACATGTGGTGGCTAATTTCTGGGATTCACCTGATTGCGTCAAGTTCTTCTACAAGGAAAAAGTTCCAGAGTTGGGAGCTTCCCAGCCGAATGTTGTCCGTTTATGTCAGCGCTTTCTAAACACATATCACTTCGCCACACTGTACGACACATACCACCGCACAGCTGTCTATTCTGCATACATCTTTCAGACAAGTAATGGTGGAGGCAGAGAGTCACGCTGGTTTGTGGAGCCTCAG TTGGTGAATCCCACATGGTCCAGTGAAATGGAAGACGGCTACAAACTGTCACAGCAGAACCCAAACATCTACCTGGGAGAGAGACAGGCTTTAAATGAAGACTACACAAACTCGGGATTTGACCGTGGTCACCTAAATCCCAATGGACATCATGCAG TTCCAAGCCGTAATGCCACCTTTACCCTGACCAACGTGGTGCCTCAAAACCCAACACTGAACCAGAACGCTTGGAACAAACATGAGTCCAAACTGACCAGCTTGTTTAATGCAAACTGTCATCAGGCTTACGTGCTGGTTGGTGCCATCCCTTCTTCTAACAACTGGATCGTCAAAAACAATGTCAAAAGGGTGAACATCCCAGAATACATCTGGAACGCTTACTGCTGCGTCGATCAAAATGGCCGCCCCATCCTAAGCGGTGCTGCAACTGCGCTCAACACAGCGCTGAATGTTGTTGTGGAACGCAGCCTAGATGAAATGATCGACTTCCTTCAGCAGTTCTCTTATGCACCAGTGGAGGAGCTGTTCAGCGGCCAATGCAGAGCTTAG